DNA from Lates calcarifer isolate ASB-BC8 linkage group LG14, TLL_Latcal_v3, whole genome shotgun sequence:
CAGATATTATACAACACATTGCACGTGTATCCACATGCCCAAGATCTATTGTATCTATTAAtactatttgtttttctttgtgctgtgtAGGTATTTATGGaatttttttctgtgatgttaACTACCTTCCCGCTGTTGATTTACGCCACAGGGATCAATAGAGGTACaacagaacacaacacaacacagcgTTCAGCATATGGTTCAACAGACTCCTCTTCACACTGACTACAAGTCACTGTATACACATTTGATTTCTGACATGATTGGACAGCATGTCTAGTTCTAGAACTAGTTCTGAGAGACCTCAACCTGGCAATGTCAAAGTGATAAAGTTCTCTGTAAACATGTGTCCTGACAGAATCTGCAACATTTAGAGCAAAGTTTTGCACATCTTTCCCCCCAATTTGGCAATCACAACAAGGGATGAGCTAGGACGtcttaacactacagagaacaaggtaAACAGAGTCGACTCGTAtcacataagaaggcaaggcttttctccttccccttcttctctgtgtgtgaggaagtctgtGCTGTAAGTAGAATTTTTGCAGATTTAGACCCTGTTACTGATTCTGTCTTAAAGTTGTACTTGTAATGGAAAAGAGGTATTTAAGAAATTGGGGAAAAAACCCCTAGCCCTACAAGCAAGCGTATAGACCATGGACCCCTACAGAGTCCAGAGAGTTGTGTGCCATagttgtgcagtttccaaaaccagacaaggatccctctggttttgtgaatcagctgaccATGGTATGCTATTGTTATAATCTTACTCTAAGACACATCCAACATTTTCTGTAGACTTGGTGACAGAGCAAACTGTAACTATCCCAAATCAAGAACAATGGGATGATGCTCTTGGCAGAGATGGCCGCATAAGGTCaatataaaaaagaaagcatGTTTAACATTACCACTTGTAGACAGTGTGTGGAGTCTGAAGTATTTGAGCGAATCGGGGTCAAGCATTTCAAGTTGTCTGATTTGTCAGTGGTCTGCAGCCACATCTAACCGAACACATTAAAAACTACTGAATTAGGAAACTGCTTCCTTTGTAGATGTGACAACAGCCTTGTACTCATACAGATCTTTTTTTATCTATTattcccattttttttttcccccctttttctttctgctgtgtAGATATTTATGGAAATTTGTTTCTTTGATGTGAACTACATTCCCCTGTGTTGTCAAATTTGATTTCCCCTACAGAGATCAATACAGGTACAACAGAACATAATACGCGATACTCAGTAACACAGCACTCAACGCAACCCTATAATACTCGACTCCAACACAGCACTCAACAGGACAAGACACTTGACACACAAGACACAGAACAGAACTGGTAGAAGAAAAGATTTTGGATACTGTAACTTaatttgtgatgttgtgatgctgATGTTCTGAAGTGGGTATTCAGCCTGTAGACAATGTATTATGAAGTTAAAATATGTATTGCCATCTATATTACATATATTGGATACCAAGTAAAATCATTGCTTTTTTCCTAAATTGATTGGCTTGCCTGGTTCATGTTCTCATCAGCATGctgacaacaaaaaacacttgtttGTTTAGACACAGCCTTTATAAAAAGGCACAGTAGTTGTTCATGGTTTGCAACAACAATACAAATTGTTGAAGCTTCCAGTCATCTTTAGGAAATGGTATGTAGGTGATAATCTGTACCTGTAATGAGGTCACTTCAtgtatgaaatattttgttcagCAGTTGTTTGTTGAATAGAGTCCTCTGCTGGTGGAAGGTGAGCAGCTCAAATGAGAGAGATGAATGTGTTAATGGGAGGGTTGTTGGTGCAACATTCATTTTATGTATAATGATTTTTTTGACTCAATTTATCAGCACTCTGTTTGCTTATCATGTAGGATGCATTAAAGGGTGCATACTGTGAAAATGTTGACATACAGTCAatctgctctatatgtacagtgcctcgagataacttctgttgtgaattggcgctatataaataaaatttgacttgacttggtTGAGCCTGTTGAGATGAAAAGCTCTAAAGTTTCAGcagtttaactgaaaaaaaaaaaaaaaggttgaggTAGCATTTATTAAAAATTATTACTGTCAGTGGAATGGTTAATAACTACCACTGATAAGTGCTAACTTTATTCTGTCAGTGTTGAATTCAGCAGTGCATATAAGAGGCTTGTGAACTCATGTTTTGTCACATCTTCAGTCGACACAGACAGTGCGCATATCTACATATTTTGGCACAAATGGAACTCCGTACTTCTTTAAACCACATTTACAGAGGTTGCATTCTGGTATTTCCTTATAAACCAGCCTATTTTAAACCACACAGAGGCGGTTGCCCATTTTGATAGATATTTCTTAGTTCATCAGACTAGTCAGACAGGCTGCTCATCCTAAGTGGGTCGTTCAAGCTGTCAGAGCAACGATATAAATACCGGGCTGCAtctgccgccgccgctgctgctgctgctgctgcagtggcgTCGGCATTCTATCAGACCCGTGATATTACTTCCGGAGCACACGGAAAATAAACTGCCCGGTTGGTCGCCGTTATAGAAAAGCATGCACCTTTATATATTGGcaatgagataaaaaaaatctttgtcaCTCGAGCCCGTCCTCTGAAGGTAAGTGAACTCATAGACACGAGCTAGTCAAAGTAGACGTAAAACACACGGTTGACTAGCTTAGCTGAGCCACTGCAGCTGCGTTCAATGGCGTTAGCTAATGTTTGATTAGCCCCATCTGTGACCTCAGTGCAGCTCCATGGTTCACTCGCACAGCGTGTTTATGTGGAGTTTAAACGTTGGTTTTGCTCCGGGCAGACACTTTATCATTCCTATAAGACTGGGGACGTATGTGAGATTACAATATAGTTTTGAGTCTGCAACCCGCTGGTGGATAACATGCTAAAAACATCGTTTTAATGTTCCCTGACAGGTTTAACGCAGGCAGCGCTGTTTTACTGTGACACTAACGAGGCTAATGTGACTTAACCCAGCCAGAGTCTACAGCTCTGCTCCCTACTGTCACCactacactgacacacagcttCTCTATTTCTAAAGCGACAGTAACACTCATTGTAGCTTTTAGTAGCCTGCTGCTGATGTCCTTAAGACTATTGTGAAACATACAACTCTCATTAAAGCCATTAATAGTGTGTATGGTAGTTAATATGGTACAGGTTTTtcttgattatttattttattgttcagtCTATAAAAGTATGAAAAGTATCCATCACAATTTCTGAAAGGCCAAGCTGATGTCTTCaggtgtcttgttttgtccaaccatcagtccaaaactcaaagagtCAGTCTTCAgtgatgtaaaacagaaaagaagcaaatcaTCACATTAGTGAAGCTGGAAATGAGATATATTCagcatactttttttttaaatggcttaAACTTGTAATTATTTATCAAttgttgttttttgattttttttttttttttgttgaacaaCTAATCAATGAATTGACTTACagttttactttagtaaaaAGAATCACTGCTTTTTAGCTGGTTTTATAGGATGTAGAGCTGAAACTACTAGTCgactgataaaaaataatctgacTACCCTGTATAACTGATTATTAtatgtgttctttttttaattgtatcGATCGTATACTCTATGATATATAATACAGAATATATGTATTTCTTACGATTACTTACACTTTATAGACAAAACACGTAATCAAAAAGATTTAGAGATAATGGAAATAACTGTTGGTTAGGGCCCAAGTAGAATATATGTATCTTTGCTTGAAGGTGTCATGTTCTTGTATAATCTGAGCACATTTCATTAATTTCTCTTGACTAACGTTGTTTCCTCAGCATCATCATTTGGCCCCAGCTGCtgcctaaacacacacatccactgtctcacagaaaaacatgacagagccACGCAACCCAGGGATGTCTTCAGTCCCTCAGACAGCCCCAGTGCACACTGACTCCACCTCCCAGGCTGTAGAGATGGACCCAGTGGAGTACACGCTAAGGAAGCGCCTCCCCCGGAAACTCCCAAAGAGACGGAACGACGTCTACGTCAACATGAAGACTGATTTCCGGGCTCAGCTGGCACGCTGTCAGAAGCTTCTGGAAGGTGGGGGTCACAGGGAGATATGTGTCCACGGCCTGGGCCTTGCTATCAACAGGGCTATCAACATCGCCCTTCAGCTGCAGGCCAGCAGCCAGGGGGCGCTGCAGCTGGCAGCCAACACCTCTACAGTGGAGCTTGTGGACGACCTGGAGCCAGAAGATCCTGATGAGGCCGGGGAGCCCATGACGCGTACCCGCAACAACTCGGCCATTCATATTAAGGTTTTCTACCCTGACCCTCAGTGACCGTAATAGAGGTGTGCCCTGTATGTCAGGCAGTGTCTCTGGATTAGTCTTTAAGTCCTGTTTGTTTCCTTATAAACCAGTAGACCAGAAAACGCTGTCTGTTGGGACTGTTTGTGTATAGACCTATGCTGACAGCGGCAGGGGACTGCAGAATGGAGCAGACGAGTATTCACTGTGTTGTCTGTATCAGTGAACTGTTGTCAGAATGGACAGCCTTAGTTGACTGGATATGTTGTGCCGTTACTTTTGTCATGTGTTGTACTCTGCCTTTTTTAAGTTTGCATGTCTTGAGGCAACAGTGGTGTGTAATTTAATACTTGAAGAGAGGGCTGTGCCAAATGTACCTGTACAGGTGTCTTTAATTTTCAGGCCCAAGAGTCTGTGCAaatgtttcatgtctgtgtacAAATAAGAGAAAAACTTAAAAATCCCAAGTTTACATTTCAAGCAGGTGTTGTTGAAGATGTCCACTAGGTGTCAGTAGTCAGCTACACATGGGCATGCCAGGATGTTATCCCCCTGTCTAACTTCTATGGCACCATGTCACAACAATCTATTCTCAAATGTAGTTTATATCATGGGTtcagctgaaggtcagagaCTGTTTCATATTATTGAGCTGCTGGTGTTTACTCTGGTCACAATGGATATAGTAGACACTTTTAAGGAAGACCATGTATTTGATTTCTGGAGTTAATTAAAATTTGCTTGAATGTATGTTTCTTTAGTGATCACCTTTGGATCAAAGGCAGGAAGATGTCATCAGGATGCATTTAAGAGCAGAAAGGTCTGACATTGCAGCTTGTATTCAGCATCTAAGCAACAGAAACTTAATTTGTAACTCCATTGACCTGACCAAGGCAGAAGTAATGAATGAAATGGACAGACTTCCCCTTGTTGTGTTTCCATCTATCCTTTCTTTATCCAagaataatattttgtatttaaatagcAAATCATACAGTGATgggacaaaacaacacaaaaataacaggaaagaaaacaagtacAAACATCCTTAAAAACATCTTGCACTTACACAACAAGATATAAAAATacggaaaaaaaacaaggaagaaCACTTAACTAGTCTGAAACAGTCGAGCTTCCATTTTATAGAAAGCCTCAAGTTCCCAGGACTAACTGATTGCCTGTCTGCCGTTTGATGACGAAcaatggagggagggaggagaccGTGTTAGCGTCAGATTCTGGAAAACTATTTGCAATTACTGCCTCACAGGATGTTAATTGTAAAAGCCAAACAGCATTTTTCCAGGCAGTCTCGCTATCAGTGTATAGAGACATGGTTGAGTGTTGGTTAggcagcaacaaaaacacagataaacagatacAAAACAGCTTCACAGTTCTCATGTAACCCTCCTTCCCGCTGACCTCTTGCCCCCCTGTTCACTGTAACTGAGCCTTTGCATCAACTTTTTAGTCTTTTGTTCTGATATTTGGAAGGAACATGCAAACTGGAACAGCTAGTCAGGTGCATACAATCTTTATAAAAAGGAAGACAGCAGCGTGCCATTGCAAATGATGTCAGCACACACCTTTGCTAATGTGTTCAGTGTAATACAGGAGAACAAGGCAAGGAGAGCCCAACTAAAATCTGAAAGATCTGACACTACAACATAAAAAGACGAGCTTTAAAGTAGAAAATCTGTATAAATAGTAATTatataacttttaaaaatatattaaaatattcattgaaaaaaaaatccaagagAAGAGACTAGTGTTTCTGTGAGGCATAGTTGAGAAATGTTAAAGGTTTGTGTGCTTTTTGCAGTTGTATTCAAAATGGAAACCCTGTCTCAACCTCACAGCCCTCTAATTTCCAGGTGCAATCAATATTTTCTGGGTGTTTCACTCTAAAGTGATGAGTGTAGGGGTCAAACTCactgtatacaaacacacacgcacactatGTGCAGATTTAAACGTGCACACTAAAGTACACTCACAtatacatccacacacaaagTGCAAGAGAGTGCCAGTAGAACAGCTATTGGAGCGGTGCTTCCCAAAGGCCTCATTTTGGTCAGTGTGTGCTTCACCATGTCCATGTGTCACGTCTACATTCCAAGGTGCAGTCATCTCCTGTCTATCCACAGCCTAGCTCGGACTGTCCTCTCCTTTCAGCTGCCTCCGCTTATGTGAGGATGGCTGTATCTTTCGTTCTACACCGCTTCCGCCAGCCAGGGTGCAGGTCAACAGTGTTAAGTCCCTCCTCTTGCCTTTGGAAACACATATTAGCTTCGCCTGGAGAAGGGAGATCAGCCGATCAGCTGACATCTTGCTGACAAGCCTGTGCATCCAAAAGGAGGAGGCGCACTTTGCCTCGCAAGAAATTGACATGGACTTGTAGCAGATCGGTAGCTGAGGACACCCTCCATGTTCCCTCAAGCCCTGCTGTGCTTGCTGGTGGGGTATATTCCTGAGAGAGAACACAAAGGAACAGGTTGCTCTTTTAGTAATTTGAAGTCagtattttccagtgttttcttttcttttgatttaaTCTCAAAACCCCTGCTACAACATGCTATATTCTGCTCTAGCAGAATGCATAGCCATAAAAAATTCTTTTCAGCTTATAAATTTAAAAGTTAACAGACATCCACACAATCCTACAATAGCAATCTTATCTTAAAACATACTAAAAAATACTCCCCCACAGATAATCTTGGTATTGCTAACATCAATACCTAATCTTTGCAGGcttatttctttttattcaaaatttgtCTTGGTTTTAATGGGTGTAAACTGCTTACAGTTTAAAACGATGAAAAACGTTTATTCCAGAGAACCCTGAGCCTGGACACAGACTGCTCATTCATAtttagtttgtctgtttacaagGACTCAGCTTGAACTTGAATCATTTCACAGGCTGTGTTTTCATAACTTCAGCAATCTAAGAAGCTTGTGCGGCGGCTTCAGTGCCCACAGCCGTGTCGCAAAAGGCTTATGGTTACACTTCTAGAGAATGTCCCATGACACCCCTCAGTTTCTTTATTATGAAAGAAAACACCAGTGTTTCATTACAAGAAACAAAGCTTGAGCTCAAGTGTGAATGTTTTGTCTTAAATAGGAGACAAAAAATACATAGGCTGTAATTACCTAggtcatttttctctctcaaatataataaattaaGATAAGCATTTCTTACTTCAGTGCTTACTCTACGATTACAACTGTAGGTAATCAGAGAGGATTTAGCAAACTTTTCAACATGCATGCAGTACTTAAAGATACTGGCTCACTGCACTGCTTTTACTCAACAACTGTCCTGAACAGAATTCCAACCTTTTTATCACTCAAAAGATAGTAAATGCCACCAAATTTAAGTTGAGATAAATATTAGGCTCTTTTCATCCTATAATTCAAAGTAAGCACAGCTGCTGACCTGCTGTTTCTGAGTGCGTACCTCTGAACCTGCTGTGACTCACCTGGATGTTGAGACTGCGCAGCACAGCATTGATGCTGAGCAGGTTTCGAATGGAGTTATCTATGTGGCTGTGCATTGCTGTGTTGGTGACCGAGGTCCGTAGCAAGCTGAGGGCCTGTTGTAAAAGCCATAAGCCAGACTGCACCTCCTGGGCCTGCTCCAATGCCTTTCCACAAAATGAAGAGAGGGCAAGAGTTGAAGTCTTATAATGGAAGTGAAtggaagaaaatgacaaagtatAATTCTCAgaagatgtttgtggttaaaagATTATACATTGAACTTTTTATTCCACTTTATAGCTAATCTAAATCTGTTGTCAACTGTTCAACATTGTaacattcagctgttttcagaggtTACTTACATTTTTCTTCTCCCAGACATCAAAGTCGACTGTGGTTTGGGGAACAGTGACCGAGTCTGACAGGCTACATCCCTCTCTACATGACTTCTACGAAAACAAGAGAGCAGTAACAAATGTTCAGTATGGTTCGCAATATCGCTCCAGCAGCCTCCACCTGTTCTTCTGGCTTAGTGAATGCATGCGTTTTCCTCTCACCATAGCAACTTCAGCGTCTCGTGCTTCCTTAATGAAATGGTCCAGGACCCTCAGGTCACAGATTGGCCTCAGTGGGGTCGGTAGGCCTGGCCGGGTCCACTCCAACACTATCAACAGCAAGGCAAGCAGTCCTGCCATCACAGAAAgaacagatacacagacacagtcactcAAAGGCTGCTGAGCATCAGAACAGAATGACAATGGAGCTCATTTGTTCTAacaaacaagcagcagctgtgagaCCCCTTCAAACTGTATGTATTTAGGTGGACTAATATCTAAATCTTGATAATAGATTGGCACAATCTGATATATGGAAGCAAGACAACCCCCCCCCCGATTACATGTCAAAGAGATAAAGTGATGTTAAGGATCTTTTATTGCTTCACTGACATTTAAATTGCCCTCTCGCACTGAATTTTGCACCACAATCACTCCTATGGAAAGTAGAAGTGAAGTTAggtgttttccatttgtttcaCTCATCTGCATGACCATCAGTTGAACTTTAACTCTTCTTCAGAGAAGAAGAGTTCCCCTCACGTGTTTTACTTCAACAAACTATTTTAAAGAGCGCCGTACCAGTACAGAGACTGGTACCACAACCACAGTTGATGTATTTTGATAGACTGGACCccaaagcagaggagaggcaaATCAGTCTAAGGGGAAATGTTTTACAGTACTTTCAAGAAGGGCTGAATCGAGAGCAGCTGGACATTTCACCTGTCATCCAAGAGGCCTGTACTGTGTATGCATCTTTACTCACGTCAACACACTACTTTCAGATTCATACAGTTAATATAATACACAGACCAGCTACTGTGCATCTGAACTACGTGATATTACAGTATTTGCCACGGTAAAAGCCATCCCAGATTAAACAAGTGACAGCCATGACGGCCAGAGCTAAACCTGGTCACGACCAGCTCACCTACAGAAAACATTATAGAAATGGCATTTATTTAAATTCCACACAACTCTGTATCTCTTTCAGTACAGTTTAAAGAGAACTGTCTAGGAACCATACAAAGTAAATCACTTATCATCTGTTGTCTTTTTCACATTATAAATGTATGAATACCTCAAGACCTTAGGAACAACTGTGTCTTTTGTAATGCATCTGACCTGTTCAAACTACCCTCATCTCTTGACGTCAGCATTACATAAGTGAAAACACATCTGGTGACTCTCCCTTGCGTCCTATATACGGTCAGCCAACAGCTTCAGGAGTAATGacttatgattttttaaaaatgaatttcctTGCAAGTACTTAATTCCCACCATTGTTGTCCTGTCCTGTCTTCCCAGCCAGAGTTTATCTGATAACATACACTGATGTAGATTATTGATCTCATTGATCTCTCTATATTTTCTGTTCACCCACTGTGAAGTCAGAGGTCGAGTCCTGCTAGCGTTAATTACAAATGTCTGTATAAATTAGCTTCTCTGGGATCAGTCTTTTATAAATATAACAGTGGACTTTACATAAGAAAATTCTATGTAAATATACACATTAGATACCCGCTAGTGATTTTTAGGGCTGTATCATGCTGAATCATGATTCAGCATGACTAGGCAGTATCTcgttcattttgtttcattcttacatgaaaaaaaaagtgttatcCTGAACTATGAACAGAAACCTGCAAATATCATGACAGTGCGGGAATATCAGTATCTGTGTTAAACCCTTATGCAGTGGTTCTATAATTAGGCCATTAGTCAGCTTTATTCAGAAATCTAGATACCTCTAACTTTTCCTCAGGGAGCATGAAAGAAACTTCTAACTTCCATTTAAAGCATAACACGCGCTGAACTCTACTTGGCAATGAGAGTGGTTCTACTGTTGTGGGTCATGTGGGCATCCAGCCTCACTCCTCTGTGCCACATGCTGAATACACCCTTTCACAGCAGCTTGGATGTGTGACGCAAAAGGATGATAGAAAATACAGATGATCCCCTCAGGAAGACAGGTCAGATACAGGCTAGATTAAGTTCCCAGACTCCTAGATAACTGGTGCAAATTGAGCCAACCTGCAAAAAAGGTTAGACTTATGTTGCTGTGGGATAAGAGGAAATACTGTCAAGAATTATAATGTCATTACAAGCATTACATTAGTAGTTGTCCTTGAAGAGGTCAACCGTGCATAAACTGTAGCATAAACTCCAGCATCATAGAGGAGACCATCAATGACATGCAGGATCAGTGTCTATAAAACTGAATCACACCATTCCACATGTTTCACAGAGACACTCTCTAAACTCTGTCTGTACATAGCACGAGTGTTCCACAGATTCCTAAACCACTAATAGCTCCATGCCCACGTGTAACAGGATTGCAGCCTCCTTGTTGCCTTGAGCAAGCACTCCAGgaaatgtgaacacacattcacaaatacaCCATCATCAGGTGTGTAACATTCATTAGCACTTACACGCATTTTTCTGAGGCTCATTGAAAAATGATACTTTACTCGTAATGAATAGAAGCCATAAGCATAGCAGGAAATGAATACTGACTGGGACTAATTACAAAGCATTTCACACAGGGAATAAATCCTACTACACTGGGCCTGTTTTCATCTGGTTGGCTGCTAAGTGGCTGCTCCACTTACATTCAACATTAGTAAATTTACTGGTTGTACATTTGTCCACTAAAAGGTAAATCACAAACTTTAAATCTTTGGATATATGGTCCTTCTCAGACCTCCTGTGATACTTTAAGTTTATATTATACAAGCCTTCAAATCCTTCAATCCTTCAAATCAACATTGTGGTCCCAAGTGCACTTATGAACCACCACACTTAAATAATCTTTAACATTCATCAATGTATGTAGAAATTTCAAAGACAAAGTGGCTAATGGCCTCCTTTCTATACACTTTAACATTAGTCATTTTCCTAAACATGGTCACTTTGTTAAATAGGTGTGTGTGACTCAGCTTGAGGATTATCGGTGACCTTTTCACCTCCGCCATTGCCTACGTGAGAATGCATCAATCTAAACtgcgcatgcacacatgcacacacacacgcacacacacacacacacacacacacactctctctctctctctacattcTCACCACAGGAGTGGAATTTGCAGTCCAGGACTATGGCCAAACTAAAAGTTAACAGCTTTGTCTGCTAACAATCAGCTGCCAAAACTGTGTTGCTATTTTGATTTGGAAGCAGTAGTCCACAAGTGGCAGTGCTTAGGATAATAGCAAGTTTCAATCAAGGTATGTGACAGATGCTTTGGAAAGGAGGCCAGATGCTCACGTGAGATGATGCCTTTGACATGTGCTACTTTCACTAACTCCTGTCAAACAGGTGCACAGAAAGAGCTCAGCGATTTAAACCAAGTAGCTGGATGATACTAATGGTTAAATGACACAGAGGGCTGATAAGGTAATACTATTTAAAGTACATCGCAGTGAGGGGATGTTGAATGCCCTGCGACCTCGGCTCTGTTTTGAAGGGGTCTTCCCCATGACAAAGTGCAGAGTTGTAAATAAGTAGCTATCAGATGACACACGTGTGACATAATTTCCTCTTCGGCTTCTCTGGAATCCCATATAGCTGTCAACCTTTAATAACCTTTTGCTCTTTTCTGCTGACATAAGTATGTGACGACTGTGCCAAAAACTGCAGATTCAGCCTTCGCATTCAGTACCCTCAACTTTCCACTCTGCTGTGTCATGCTAGAGAGGAATGACTGGAGATGGATTTTCCCAGtgaacaagacagaaaaacaaacc
Protein-coding regions in this window:
- the epoa gene encoding erythropoietin isoform X2, which encodes MCASVVHTFPSSPPMTHQPTTVGKGDTLFTKLLWTTAAGLLALLLIVLEWTRPGLPTPLRPICDLRVLDHFIKEARDAEVAMKSCREGCSLSDSVTVPQTTVDFDVWEKKNALEQAQEVQSGLWLLQQALSLLRTSVTNTAMHSHIDNSIRNLLSINAVLRSLNIQEYTPPASTAGLEGTWRVSSATDLLQVHVNFLRGKVRLLLLDAQACQQDVS
- the epoa gene encoding erythropoietin isoform X1; translation: MCASVVHTFPSSPPMTHQPTTVGKGDTLFTKLLWTTAAGLLALLLIVLEWTRPGLPTPLRPICDLRVLDHFIKEARDAEVAMKSCREGCSLSDSVTVPQTTVDFDVWEKKNTSTLALSSFCGKALEQAQEVQSGLWLLQQALSLLRTSVTNTAMHSHIDNSIRNLLSINAVLRSLNIQEYTPPASTAGLEGTWRVSSATDLLQVHVNFLRGKVRLLLLDAQACQQDVS
- the epoa gene encoding erythropoietin isoform X4, with the translated sequence MGNRRTYGPNREDPVKGYADTAMEFPRLLALLLIVLEWTRPGLPTPLRPICDLRVLDHFIKEARDAEVAMKSCREGCSLSDSVTVPQTTVDFDVWEKKNALEQAQEVQSGLWLLQQALSLLRTSVTNTAMHSHIDNSIRNLLSINAVLRSLNIQEYTPPASTAGLEGTWRVSSATDLLQVHVNFLRGKVRLLLLDAQACQQDVS
- the pop7 gene encoding ribonuclease P protein subunit p20 encodes the protein MTEPRNPGMSSVPQTAPVHTDSTSQAVEMDPVEYTLRKRLPRKLPKRRNDVYVNMKTDFRAQLARCQKLLEGGGHREICVHGLGLAINRAINIALQLQASSQGALQLAANTSTVELVDDLEPEDPDEAGEPMTRTRNNSAIHIKVFYPDPQ
- the epoa gene encoding erythropoietin isoform X3 — its product is MGNRRTYGPNREDPVKGYADTAMEFPRLLALLLIVLEWTRPGLPTPLRPICDLRVLDHFIKEARDAEVAMKSCREGCSLSDSVTVPQTTVDFDVWEKKNTSTLALSSFCGKALEQAQEVQSGLWLLQQALSLLRTSVTNTAMHSHIDNSIRNLLSINAVLRSLNIQEYTPPASTAGLEGTWRVSSATDLLQVHVNFLRGKVRLLLLDAQACQQDVS
- the epoa gene encoding erythropoietin isoform X6, which produces MLQKTGRGLLALLLIVLEWTRPGLPTPLRPICDLRVLDHFIKEARDAEVAMKSCREGCSLSDSVTVPQTTVDFDVWEKKNALEQAQEVQSGLWLLQQALSLLRTSVTNTAMHSHIDNSIRNLLSINAVLRSLNIQEYTPPASTAGLEGTWRVSSATDLLQVHVNFLRGKVRLLLLDAQACQQDVS
- the epoa gene encoding erythropoietin isoform X5 — encoded protein: MLQKTGRGLLALLLIVLEWTRPGLPTPLRPICDLRVLDHFIKEARDAEVAMKSCREGCSLSDSVTVPQTTVDFDVWEKKNTSTLALSSFCGKALEQAQEVQSGLWLLQQALSLLRTSVTNTAMHSHIDNSIRNLLSINAVLRSLNIQEYTPPASTAGLEGTWRVSSATDLLQVHVNFLRGKVRLLLLDAQACQQDVS